In one window of Maribacter dokdonensis DSW-8 DNA:
- a CDS encoding PAS domain S-box protein has protein sequence MSVPENRKILKSPLFYGFLSFILVLVITQFIAYQKYQLDQKTDQQEIEQRVSNLKVDLQNVLGQSYNATQTLAFIVDQYGIPENFDSVAQLLLNSNKALDALELVNEKGIITHVYPLKNNEVIGLNILDDPDNKYGAITTLERKDYYTAGPIYLRQGGSGIIGRRPLYKNGDFNGFVAAVVRLSTVVNAVKLDSIGKSDFSYELVKINSDNSEETFYVSKNIYKDGITTLPLTTSQGEWKLYVYSNKTESYATAILFSILGFLLASVCGLLSWFLMRQPAKLERLVDEKTALLNESKKRYKQLINEASDGIFLNDFNGNVLDANPYGIKMFGYSEKELLNKNLADLSLKDESLNMPLTYTRILEGQTLRTESKLLKKDGTLFYGEVSAKKLSNSTILSIVRDITQRKQLELTAQENLAKFSKAYNNPFVGMVIKNQHKKIVDANCYFLNLIGYSLEEIKWKTIQDLNLIALEKTKEENTPYNAFINSDRIDKIEVEFTSKNGKNLHLITSIEPYEYLGEKYSLSIYIDQTDSKNANLAIAASEKRYKQFTERISDAYVSFDANWNFMDINAKAAKVVGMDAKEMIGKNLWDEFPTFKNSEAYAIFMGAMTRQVYTHFDQYHESVDRWVENHLYPSSNGLSVFFRDITHRKKADEEKQQLISVIENSPGFIGLATLEGKPLFLNDAGKKLVNLPKDVDLKNGTIYDFFEDDYRDVIANEHLPTIREKGLWTGEVPLKNFKTNIPTPLEFSGFSIKDKTTNKPIAIGAIGFDLTERKKTQKEILALQSKMDAAIRIGKIGYWDFDMESKVFICSPLMYNIYDLEQDAVIDIPLLESLIHPDDLEMHRKNVRQVLKEKTTHAFTYRIIIKDGSIKHLMVEIEVERDTNNRAINIRGTILDITKQREADFEILDLKNKMESAIRIGKIGYWDFDFQTENINWSPRMYEIYDVKPDTIISIPLIESLLHPDDIEMHRNVIENEKQSHSFSYRIFHKDGSLKHLFIQMEVELDKKESPIKFRGTVIDITEQKESEKAILELQNRMNAAIRIGNIGYWHWDMSGDVVEWSKEMYAIHEIDPSTKMTVDLIRKTIYHEDLHLMDRILSSKPGEKHHSPNIYRSKLKNDTFKYFLASSEVVFDDNDKPIIYRGTTMDITKNVLAEEALKESQEKFAKAFENKFIGMLILDEEEIVIEANTTVCNILNVSKDDLINKKIMDSGVVFLNEHYIEKRHQTINQLQEKGKVTNEEFRITLKNGQEKTVLVSKEYLKIKDQTRVLVTINDETKRKETAEILASQFNELQKTNSELDSFVYSASHELRAPLSSVLGLIQLIKMEGVDPKLYQHIDMMEISIERLDSFIKDIIEYSRNKHKNIDLEPINFNTLIEQSLESFWYLENSKKIKIDINIDDKEQFVSDSKRVSVLLNNFISNAIKYHDLNKESPFIRINVKTSKKEAILVVKDNGVGIEDVELERIFEMFYRVSSKVMGSGIGLFIVKEVIAKLKGTIDVTSKIGQGSTFTITIPNESGKL, from the coding sequence ATGTCTGTTCCAGAAAATCGTAAAATTTTAAAAAGCCCTTTATTTTATGGCTTTTTATCATTTATACTGGTTCTGGTTATTACACAATTTATTGCGTATCAAAAATATCAATTAGACCAAAAGACAGATCAGCAAGAGATTGAACAACGGGTATCAAATTTAAAAGTTGATTTACAGAACGTTCTGGGTCAAAGCTACAATGCTACACAAACTCTGGCATTTATTGTTGATCAATATGGTATTCCAGAAAATTTTGATAGTGTAGCCCAATTACTTTTAAATAGTAACAAGGCTCTTGACGCATTGGAATTGGTAAATGAGAAAGGTATAATAACACACGTTTATCCACTTAAAAACAATGAGGTTATTGGATTAAATATCTTGGACGATCCTGATAATAAATATGGCGCCATAACCACCTTAGAAAGAAAAGATTACTATACTGCCGGTCCTATTTATTTAAGACAAGGTGGATCAGGTATCATCGGTAGAAGACCATTATATAAAAATGGAGACTTTAATGGTTTTGTTGCAGCTGTTGTACGTTTATCTACCGTAGTAAATGCGGTAAAATTAGACTCAATAGGTAAGTCTGATTTTTCATATGAACTTGTAAAAATAAATTCTGACAACTCTGAAGAAACCTTTTATGTTTCTAAAAATATTTACAAAGACGGAATTACTACATTACCACTAACCACTAGCCAAGGGGAGTGGAAACTATATGTATATTCAAATAAGACAGAATCATACGCTACCGCAATTCTTTTTTCTATTCTAGGCTTTTTACTTGCTTCTGTTTGTGGCTTACTTTCTTGGTTTTTAATGCGTCAACCTGCTAAACTTGAAAGATTGGTAGATGAAAAAACAGCACTTTTAAACGAAAGTAAAAAGCGATATAAACAATTGATCAATGAGGCCTCTGACGGTATTTTTTTAAATGACTTTAATGGAAATGTGTTAGATGCCAACCCGTACGGTATAAAAATGTTCGGTTATAGTGAGAAAGAACTATTGAACAAAAACCTTGCTGATCTATCACTAAAAGATGAGTCTCTAAATATGCCTTTGACCTACACAAGAATACTTGAAGGACAAACGCTACGTACAGAAAGTAAATTACTGAAAAAAGACGGAACACTATTCTATGGTGAAGTTAGTGCCAAAAAGTTGAGTAACTCCACTATTTTGAGCATAGTTAGGGATATTACCCAAAGAAAACAACTTGAGCTAACAGCCCAAGAAAATTTGGCAAAATTCAGTAAAGCCTATAACAATCCGTTCGTGGGTATGGTTATTAAAAATCAGCACAAAAAAATTGTAGATGCCAATTGTTATTTTCTCAACTTGATCGGTTATTCATTAGAAGAAATAAAATGGAAAACAATTCAAGACCTTAATTTAATTGCCCTAGAAAAAACGAAAGAAGAAAATACTCCATACAATGCCTTTATTAATTCTGATAGAATTGATAAGATTGAAGTTGAGTTTACCTCTAAAAATGGTAAAAACCTACACCTAATAACATCCATTGAACCCTATGAATACTTAGGTGAAAAATATAGTCTTAGCATTTATATTGATCAAACAGATTCTAAGAATGCAAACTTGGCCATTGCCGCAAGTGAAAAAAGGTATAAACAATTTACTGAACGTATTTCTGATGCATACGTAAGCTTCGATGCCAATTGGAATTTTATGGATATTAATGCAAAGGCTGCCAAAGTGGTTGGTATGGATGCCAAGGAAATGATCGGTAAAAATCTTTGGGACGAATTTCCCACCTTTAAAAATTCCGAAGCTTATGCCATCTTCATGGGAGCTATGACCAGGCAAGTATATACACATTTTGATCAATATCATGAAAGTGTGGACAGATGGGTTGAAAATCATCTATACCCATCTTCAAACGGTCTATCTGTATTTTTTAGAGATATCACCCATAGAAAAAAAGCAGATGAAGAAAAGCAACAACTTATCTCTGTAATAGAAAATAGTCCTGGTTTTATAGGTTTGGCAACTTTAGAAGGTAAACCATTATTTTTAAATGATGCTGGAAAAAAATTAGTGAACCTACCTAAAGATGTTGACCTAAAAAACGGTACTATATATGATTTTTTCGAAGACGACTATAGAGATGTCATAGCAAATGAACATTTGCCGACCATTAGGGAAAAGGGACTATGGACCGGTGAAGTTCCCCTAAAAAACTTTAAAACCAATATACCTACCCCCTTAGAATTTTCTGGTTTTTCTATAAAAGATAAAACTACGAACAAGCCAATTGCTATAGGTGCCATAGGATTTGACCTCACAGAACGTAAAAAAACTCAAAAAGAAATTCTTGCTCTACAAAGCAAAATGGATGCTGCCATAAGAATAGGTAAAATAGGTTATTGGGATTTTGACATGGAATCTAAAGTATTTATTTGCTCCCCATTGATGTATAATATATATGATTTAGAACAAGATGCTGTCATAGACATTCCATTATTAGAAAGTCTGATTCATCCGGATGATCTAGAAATGCATAGAAAAAATGTAAGGCAAGTTTTAAAAGAAAAAACAACTCATGCCTTTACGTATAGAATCATCATAAAAGATGGATCTATTAAGCACTTAATGGTAGAAATTGAAGTAGAAAGGGATACTAACAATAGGGCCATCAATATTCGTGGAACAATTTTAGATATTACTAAACAAAGGGAAGCTGATTTTGAGATTCTTGATCTTAAAAACAAAATGGAATCTGCCATTAGAATTGGTAAAATTGGATATTGGGATTTTGACTTTCAAACAGAAAATATTAACTGGTCTCCAAGAATGTATGAAATTTATGATGTTAAACCAGATACCATAATTTCCATCCCACTCATTGAAAGTCTTTTACACCCAGATGATATAGAAATGCATAGAAATGTGATAGAGAACGAAAAACAATCACATTCATTTTCCTATAGAATTTTTCATAAAGACGGGTCTTTAAAGCATTTGTTTATACAAATGGAAGTTGAGCTAGATAAAAAAGAATCTCCTATTAAATTTCGAGGCACAGTTATAGATATTACAGAACAAAAGGAGTCTGAAAAAGCGATTCTAGAACTACAGAACAGAATGAATGCCGCAATACGAATTGGTAATATTGGGTATTGGCATTGGGATATGTCTGGTGATGTTGTAGAATGGTCTAAAGAAATGTATGCCATACATGAAATAGACCCAAGTACTAAAATGACCGTAGACTTAATTAGGAAAACTATATATCATGAAGATTTGCATTTAATGGATCGTATTTTGTCATCCAAACCAGGCGAAAAACACCATTCTCCAAACATATACAGATCAAAATTAAAAAATGATACGTTCAAATATTTTTTAGCATCATCAGAAGTAGTTTTTGATGATAACGATAAACCAATTATATATAGGGGTACCACAATGGACATTACCAAAAATGTACTTGCGGAAGAAGCACTTAAAGAAAGTCAAGAGAAGTTTGCCAAGGCTTTTGAAAATAAGTTTATTGGTATGCTCATTTTAGATGAGGAGGAAATAGTAATAGAGGCAAACACTACTGTTTGTAATATATTGAATGTTTCAAAAGATGACCTGATAAATAAAAAAATAATGGATTCAGGAGTTGTTTTTCTTAATGAACACTATATTGAGAAAAGACACCAAACAATAAACCAGCTTCAAGAAAAAGGAAAAGTAACCAACGAAGAATTTAGAATTACACTTAAAAACGGACAGGAAAAAACTGTATTGGTTTCTAAAGAATATTTAAAGATAAAAGATCAAACAAGAGTTTTGGTCACCATAAATGATGAAACAAAAAGAAAAGAAACCGCTGAAATCTTAGCATCGCAGTTTAATGAACTCCAAAAGACCAACTCAGAACTAGATAGTTTTGTATACAGTGCTTCTCATGAATTGAGAGCTCCATTATCTTCTGTATTGGGCTTAATACAACTAATTAAAATGGAAGGGGTAGATCCAAAGTTATATCAGCATATAGATATGATGGAGATTTCAATAGAAAGACTGGATAGTTTTATCAAAGATATTATTGAATACTCAAGAAATAAACACAAAAATATTGATCTTGAACCCATTAATTTTAATACATTAATTGAACAATCACTTGAAAGTTTCTGGTACTTAGAAAACAGTAAAAAAATTAAAATTGATATTAATATAGATGATAAAGAACAATTTGTATCTGATAGTAAGAGAGTTTCGGTTTTATTGAATAACTTTATTTCAAATGCTATCAAGTATCATGATCTTAATAAAGAATCACCTTTTATACGTATAAATGTAAAGACATCTAAAAAAGAAGCTATCTTAGTTGTAAAAGACAACGGTGTTGGTATTGAAGATGTTGAATTAGAAAGAATTTTTGAAATGTTTTATAGGGTATCCTCTAAAGTAATGGGCTCTGGTATTGGGCTGTTTATTGTTAAAGAGGTAATCGCAAAATTAAAAGGAACAATAGACGTAACATCTAAAATAGGACAAGGTTCAACGTTTACGATAACAATACCAAATGAATCAGGTAAATTATAA
- a CDS encoding cation:proton antiporter has protein sequence MLELAGIIILGILAQWVAWRLKLPAILPLILIGLIVGPLSTLYTEDGSKIIEPIWNGDKGLFPGEGLYYFVSLAISIILFEGGLTLKRSEIKNIGPVITKLITLGSLTTFFGAALAAYFLFGLSWQLCFLFSALIIVTGPTVITPILRNIPLKKDVSAILKWEGILIDPIGALAAVLVYEFISVGEGQAYTVTALIEFGKILLFGFTFGFTFAHALTFLIKKNFIPHYLLNVVSLSVVLGVFVMSDVFAHESGLLAVVVMGMVMGNTDLPNIKELLYFKESLSILLISILFILLAANIDIADLELIFTWKTIALFLSIVLIIRPLGVFLSSIGSNLKFNEKLFISWVGPRGIVAAGIASLFGSKLLSKGEAGAEYITPLVFMIVLGTVLLNATTARVFAKLIGVFLNKSEGILILGASKVSRLIGDYLHKNDRHVVLIDNNQSNIDKATKLGLEAISANIYSDNLTDNIELNDIGYLMALTPNSDINKYAINKFQDAFGENGSFRLVDADEMSDPENNPKEGLFSHTDDFIKLTEAARKFPAIHEIELHDTEHYEGLIEITKADADIVPLFLLDPDGDIHIITAFSKDFTDIQKGYKLAYLGKMFPNEDPDKEAQSETDEV, from the coding sequence ATGCTAGAGCTTGCAGGAATTATAATTTTAGGAATACTTGCTCAATGGGTAGCATGGCGCTTAAAACTGCCTGCAATTTTACCTTTGATACTTATAGGATTGATTGTGGGACCTTTGTCCACGCTATATACCGAAGATGGGTCTAAAATAATTGAACCAATTTGGAACGGTGATAAAGGACTTTTTCCTGGTGAGGGACTATACTATTTTGTATCACTCGCCATAAGTATTATTTTATTTGAGGGCGGACTTACCTTAAAGCGCTCAGAAATAAAGAACATAGGACCGGTAATTACTAAACTGATTACACTGGGTAGTTTAACCACCTTTTTTGGGGCTGCATTGGCCGCATACTTTCTTTTTGGATTGTCATGGCAACTTTGTTTCCTTTTTTCGGCATTGATCATTGTTACGGGACCTACTGTAATAACCCCTATTTTAAGAAATATTCCGCTTAAAAAAGATGTATCTGCAATTTTAAAATGGGAAGGTATTCTTATAGATCCCATTGGAGCCTTGGCCGCAGTATTGGTATATGAATTTATAAGTGTCGGTGAAGGCCAGGCATACACCGTGACGGCGTTAATAGAGTTTGGAAAAATTCTGTTATTTGGGTTTACCTTCGGGTTTACCTTTGCACATGCACTTACATTTTTAATCAAAAAGAACTTTATACCACATTATCTTTTAAATGTAGTGTCCTTATCTGTGGTACTAGGTGTTTTTGTAATGTCCGATGTTTTTGCACATGAATCTGGTTTATTGGCAGTAGTTGTTATGGGTATGGTCATGGGAAATACAGATTTACCCAACATTAAGGAGTTGCTGTACTTTAAAGAGTCTTTAAGTATTCTTTTAATATCCATATTATTCATTTTATTGGCTGCAAATATTGATATTGCCGATTTAGAATTGATATTCACCTGGAAGACCATAGCCCTTTTCTTATCAATAGTACTTATTATAAGGCCTCTTGGGGTATTTTTAAGTTCAATAGGATCTAATTTAAAATTCAACGAAAAACTTTTTATTAGCTGGGTAGGTCCTAGGGGTATTGTTGCTGCGGGTATTGCCTCATTATTTGGATCAAAGCTTTTATCTAAGGGCGAAGCTGGCGCAGAATATATTACACCCTTGGTCTTTATGATTGTTTTGGGTACCGTTTTGTTAAACGCAACTACGGCCCGTGTATTCGCTAAATTAATAGGAGTCTTTTTAAATAAATCTGAAGGTATTTTAATTTTGGGTGCCTCTAAGGTTTCACGTTTAATAGGTGATTATTTACATAAAAACGATAGGCATGTGGTTTTAATTGACAATAATCAATCCAATATTGATAAGGCCACCAAACTGGGTTTAGAAGCTATATCTGCAAATATATATTCTGATAATTTGACAGATAATATAGAACTCAATGACATTGGCTATTTAATGGCCTTGACCCCCAATTCGGATATCAACAAATACGCAATCAACAAATTTCAAGATGCCTTTGGTGAAAATGGATCCTTTAGGTTGGTAGATGCCGATGAAATGTCTGACCCGGAAAACAACCCAAAAGAAGGGTTATTCTCGCATACCGATGACTTTATTAAGTTGACCGAAGCTGCTAGAAAATTCCCTGCGATACATGAAATAGAACTTCATGATACAGAGCATTATGAAGGGTTAATTGAAATTACCAAGGCCGATGCCGATATTGTACCATTATTTCTTTTAGATCCAGACGGCGACATACATATTATCACTGCATTCAGTAAGGACTTTACAGATATTCAAAAAGGCTATAAATTGGCATATTTGGGTAAAATGTTCCCTAATGAGGATCCTGATAAAGAAGCTCAATCGGAAACCGATGAGGTATAA
- the lepA gene encoding translation elongation factor 4 — protein sequence MKNIRNFCIIAHIDHGKSTLADRLLEYTGSVTDREKKEQLLDSMDLERERGITIKSHAIQMDYIYKGEKYILNLIDTPGHVDFSYEVSRSIAACEGALLVVDAAQSIQAQTISNLYLALENDLEIIPVLNKVDLPSANPEEVTDDIVDLLGCKAEEVIPASAKTGIGIEEILSAIIERIPAPKGNSDEALQALVFDSVYNPFRGVETYFRVVNGSIKKGQKIKFVATDKSYFADEVGTLKLTQHPKKEINTGDVGYLITGIKDAREVKVGDTITDSANPTKNAIGGFEDVKPMVFAGIYPVDTEDFEELRSSMEKLQLNDASLVFAAESSAALGFGFRCGFLGMLHMEIIQERLEREFDMTVITTVPNVSYHAFTRKDPEVPLIVNNPSDLPDPSTIDRVEEPYIKATIITKSDFVGNVMSLCIEKRGQITNQTYLTTERVELNFDMPLAEIVFDFYDRLKTVSKGYASFDYTPIGMRESKLVRVDILLNSQTVDALSALIHFDSATTIGKKMCEKLKELIPRQQFDIPIQAAIGSKIISRETIKALRKDVTAKCYGGDISRKRKLLEKQKKGKKRMRQVGNVEIPQEAFMAVLKLND from the coding sequence ATGAAAAACATTAGAAACTTCTGCATTATTGCACATATTGACCACGGTAAAAGTACCTTGGCAGATAGGTTATTGGAATATACGGGATCTGTTACCGATCGAGAAAAAAAGGAACAGCTACTAGATAGTATGGATCTTGAAAGAGAACGTGGTATTACCATAAAAAGCCACGCCATACAGATGGATTATATCTATAAAGGCGAAAAATATATACTGAACTTAATAGATACCCCTGGTCACGTAGATTTCTCTTATGAAGTTTCTAGATCTATAGCAGCTTGTGAAGGCGCATTGTTAGTAGTAGATGCTGCACAAAGTATACAGGCACAAACTATTTCTAACTTATACCTTGCACTAGAGAACGATCTGGAAATAATACCGGTATTGAATAAAGTAGATTTACCGAGTGCCAATCCAGAAGAGGTTACCGATGATATTGTTGACCTATTAGGTTGTAAGGCAGAAGAGGTTATACCCGCCTCTGCAAAAACGGGCATTGGTATAGAAGAAATTTTAAGTGCAATCATTGAAAGAATTCCTGCCCCTAAAGGCAATTCTGATGAAGCCTTACAAGCTTTGGTGTTCGATTCTGTTTACAATCCGTTCAGAGGGGTAGAAACTTACTTTAGGGTCGTTAACGGTTCTATTAAAAAAGGACAAAAAATAAAGTTCGTTGCAACCGATAAAAGTTACTTTGCAGATGAGGTAGGTACCTTAAAATTGACCCAGCACCCAAAAAAGGAAATAAACACTGGTGATGTAGGATACTTGATTACAGGTATAAAAGATGCCCGTGAAGTAAAGGTTGGTGATACCATTACAGACTCTGCAAACCCAACAAAAAATGCTATAGGTGGTTTTGAAGATGTAAAACCAATGGTATTCGCAGGTATATATCCTGTAGACACCGAAGATTTTGAGGAGCTACGTTCTTCAATGGAGAAATTACAACTTAACGATGCCTCTTTAGTATTTGCGGCTGAGAGTAGTGCTGCACTTGGATTTGGTTTTCGTTGTGGATTCTTAGGAATGCTGCACATGGAGATTATTCAAGAGCGTTTAGAGCGTGAGTTTGATATGACCGTAATTACTACGGTACCAAACGTTAGCTACCATGCGTTTACTAGAAAAGACCCAGAAGTTCCGTTAATTGTTAACAACCCAAGCGATCTACCAGATCCATCTACCATAGATCGTGTAGAAGAACCATATATTAAAGCAACCATTATTACCAAGTCTGATTTTGTGGGTAATGTTATGTCTCTTTGTATTGAAAAAAGAGGGCAGATTACCAACCAAACTTATTTGACAACGGAACGTGTTGAACTTAATTTTGATATGCCTTTGGCAGAAATAGTATTTGATTTCTATGACCGCCTTAAAACAGTGTCAAAAGGATATGCTTCTTTTGATTATACACCAATAGGTATGCGTGAATCTAAACTGGTTCGTGTAGATATTCTTTTGAATTCGCAAACCGTAGATGCATTGTCCGCTTTAATACATTTTGATAGTGCTACCACAATTGGTAAAAAGATGTGCGAAAAATTAAAGGAGCTAATACCAAGACAACAGTTTGATATTCCAATTCAAGCAGCAATTGGTTCAAAGATTATTTCCAGAGAAACGATCAAGGCCTTACGTAAAGACGTAACAGCTAAATGTTATGGTGGAGATATCTCTCGTAAAAGAAAGCTTCTAGAAAAGCAGAAGAAAGGTAAAAAGCGTATGCGCCAAGTGGGTAATGTTGAAATACCACAAGAAGCATTTATGGCCGTATTAAAACTAAACGATTAG
- a CDS encoding outer membrane beta-barrel family protein codes for MKPLLVIFCFTLGFSHFSYGQGFELSGEVKDQYQEPVAFASVFLLTVTDSTLVTGTSADENGAFLFSNIAEGLYFLKASYIGQVSENLPLEILKDTKIGALILEQEAEQLNEVTVTSNKPVVKREVDRIVFNVENTVISQNSSWDILRQTPGVLMMNDELKVRNQATTVYINDRKVQLSSDEVKSLLENYQGENIKSVEVIHNPPASYDAEGGSILNIITSKNVSIGYKGNVNAGYTQGVFPKYNFGTSHFYKTKRLNVNASYNYAPKKEYKNTLNNTNFMGDSGIVSVWDTDFDQVIRSNTHSAGLVIDYDFNDKNVLSFTSNALIQPKRDADFFQETTIKDASGVLDSLFTTNSFLSERKNNISGDLTFKHQFKDQGNLTVNAHYTNFDLDRNQDVNSDYFEPNGSFIRDFNFSTLADQQIEIKTAQIDYNDYLGSVFFETGIKSSFIDSKSKLDYFLENNGTEFIPNLSDDYTYDESVYAGYFSLSKDWEKWSVKTGLRAEQTESSGVSVNVSTINDLSYFELFPSFYLLHNINDNHSLSFDYARKVQRPRYEDLNPFRTYINERTFEEGNPNLMPSFGHNFNLNYTLNQEYYFDFYYRDNGRYISTLTFQDNDNFVLRDITQNVLESTSYGIDFTYGKSITNNWYLYSYISLFHEDETFIALQSDDYSFKNEYNGAYIDLTNYVTLSNDGSFKGELGFVYLSGWLQGSYIQEESTNLTVGLRKSFFNNRAVLSVSANDLLGNYNSYVSSQYLNQDNRFLTVPETQYVKFGFTYNFGNFRLEDNQRSIDKLELDRLE; via the coding sequence TTGAAACCTCTACTTGTTATTTTTTGTTTTACGCTAGGCTTTTCACACTTTTCATATGGGCAAGGCTTTGAACTTAGCGGAGAAGTAAAAGACCAATACCAAGAACCCGTTGCTTTTGCATCTGTTTTTCTTCTAACGGTTACAGATTCCACATTGGTAACAGGTACATCTGCAGATGAAAACGGAGCGTTTTTGTTCTCTAATATTGCAGAAGGTCTATATTTTTTAAAAGCATCTTATATAGGTCAGGTTTCTGAGAATTTGCCTTTGGAAATTTTGAAGGATACTAAAATTGGGGCATTAATTTTAGAACAAGAAGCTGAGCAATTGAACGAGGTAACCGTTACCAGTAATAAGCCCGTAGTCAAAAGAGAAGTAGATCGTATTGTTTTTAATGTAGAGAATACCGTAATCTCTCAGAATAGTTCATGGGATATTCTTAGGCAAACGCCCGGAGTACTTATGATGAATGATGAACTTAAAGTAAGAAACCAGGCTACTACCGTTTATATTAATGATAGAAAAGTTCAATTATCTTCAGATGAGGTCAAAAGTCTTTTAGAAAACTACCAAGGCGAGAATATTAAATCCGTTGAAGTAATACATAATCCACCGGCTAGTTATGATGCCGAGGGGGGATCTATTTTAAATATTATTACCAGTAAAAATGTATCTATTGGTTATAAGGGAAATGTCAATGCCGGTTATACGCAAGGTGTGTTTCCCAAATATAATTTTGGTACCTCTCACTTTTACAAAACCAAAAGGTTAAACGTAAACGCCAGTTATAATTATGCACCCAAAAAGGAGTATAAAAACACGTTGAACAATACTAATTTTATGGGCGATAGTGGTATTGTTTCTGTTTGGGATACAGATTTTGACCAAGTAATACGTAGCAATACACATAGTGCAGGTTTAGTAATAGATTATGATTTTAACGATAAAAATGTACTAAGTTTTACAAGTAATGCCCTTATACAACCTAAGAGAGATGCAGATTTCTTTCAGGAAACTACCATTAAAGATGCATCTGGTGTTTTGGATTCCCTATTTACCACAAATAGTTTTTTAAGTGAAAGAAAGAACAATATTTCTGGCGACCTTACTTTTAAACATCAATTTAAGGATCAGGGTAATTTGACCGTAAACGCACATTACACGAATTTTGATTTAGATAGAAATCAAGATGTCAATTCTGACTACTTTGAACCCAATGGATCATTTATTCGCGATTTTAACTTTTCTACGCTTGCCGATCAACAAATAGAAATTAAAACCGCTCAAATAGATTACAACGATTACCTGGGCAGTGTCTTTTTTGAGACAGGAATCAAAAGTTCTTTTATAGACTCTAAAAGTAAACTAGATTATTTTTTGGAGAATAATGGTACCGAGTTTATTCCAAATTTATCCGATGATTACACATACGATGAAAGTGTGTATGCTGGTTATTTTAGCCTTTCTAAAGACTGGGAAAAATGGAGTGTAAAAACAGGATTACGTGCAGAACAAACAGAAAGTTCTGGGGTATCTGTAAATGTATCGACTATCAATGATCTTAGTTATTTTGAACTTTTTCCTTCTTTCTACCTATTACATAACATTAATGACAATCACAGCTTATCTTTTGATTATGCTAGAAAAGTACAACGCCCTAGGTATGAAGATTTAAATCCCTTTAGAACCTATATCAATGAACGTACTTTTGAAGAAGGTAATCCTAATCTAATGCCTAGTTTTGGTCATAATTTTAATTTGAATTATACACTGAATCAGGAGTATTATTTTGATTTCTATTATCGAGATAATGGTAGGTATATCTCTACACTTACTTTTCAAGACAATGATAATTTCGTTTTAAGGGATATCACACAGAATGTATTGGAAAGTACTTCGTATGGGATTGATTTTACCTATGGAAAATCCATTACCAACAATTGGTATTTGTATAGTTACATTTCACTGTTTCATGAAGATGAAACATTCATAGCCCTACAAAGCGATGATTACTCTTTTAAGAATGAGTATAATGGGGCCTATATAGACTTAACCAATTACGTAACGCTTTCCAACGATGGTAGTTTTAAGGGGGAATTAGGTTTTGTATATTTATCAGGCTGGTTGCAGGGTTCTTATATTCAAGAAGAATCCACAAATTTAACAGTAGGTTTAAGAAAGTCTTTTTTCAATAATAGAGCGGTTTTAAGTGTAAGTGCCAATGACTTATTAGGTAATTACAATTCTTATGTTTCTTCGCAGTATCTGAATCAAGACAACAGATTTCTAACCGTTCCTGAAACCCAATATGTAAAGTTCGGCTTTACCTACAATTTTGGAAATTTCCGTTTAGAGGACAATCAAAGAAGCATAGACAAATTAGAACTGGACAGATTGGAGTAA